In Streptomyces liangshanensis, the DNA window GGTTGGCGTTGGCCTCGTCGACGTACGCCTGGACGGTCTTGCCGGCCTCGATCTCGGAGGCGAGCAGGACACCCAGGTCGGCCGGGTTGGACGAGGCGACGAACGCGGCGAGCGTGTTGGCGACGGTGATGAACTTGTCGCTCTTGGCGACGAAGTCCGTCTCGCACTTCAGCTCGACGAGCACGCCGGACGTCTTGTCCTCGGAGATGAGGGAGACGACGGCGCCGTTCTCGGCCGAACGGCCTTCGCGCTTGGCGACGCCCTTCTGGCCCTTCACGCGGAGCAGCTCGACGGCCTTGTCCACGTTGCCGTCGGCCTCGTCCAGGGCCTTCTTGCAGTCCATCATGCCGGCGCCGGTGAGCTCGCGGAGCTTCTTGACGTCAGCGGCGGTGTAGTTCGCCATGTCTGTGAATCTCTCTCGGAAGTCGAAGATCTACGGGTGGACGGCGGGGAGCCGGCGCCGGGGTACGGCACCAGCTCCCGCAGTCAGCAACCGAACCGGTGAAGGTCAGGCCTGCTCGTTGTCCGCAGCCGGGGCGGCAGCCTCGGTCTCGGCCGGGGCGGCGGCCTCGTCGACCTGCTCGGCGTCGGCGACCTTCTCCGTCTCGGCGGAGGTCTGGACGTCGGCCTCGGCGGCGACGGCGGCGTCGTCGGCGGGCTTCTCGGCGTCGTCCTTCTTCTCGCCCTCGAGGAGGTCGCGCTCCCACTCGGCGAGGGGCTCGCCGACGGCCTTCTCGCCCGGCTTGGAGTCACCGGTGGCGACGCCGGAACGGGCGATGAGGCCCTCGGCGACGGCGTCGGCGATCACGCGGGTGAGCAGCGTGACGGAGCGGATCGCGTCGTCGTTGCCGGGGATCTTGTAGTCGACCTCGTCGGGGTCGCAGTTGGTGTCGAGGATCGCGACGACCGGGATGTGGAGCTTGCGCGCCTCACCGACCGCGATGTGCTCCTTCTTGGTGTCCACGATCCAGACGGCGCTGGGCACCTTCTGCATCTCGCGGATACCGCCGAGGGTCTTCTCCAGCTTGGCCTTCTCGCGGGAGAGGACGAGCAGCTCCTTCTTCGTGAGGCCCGAGGCCGCCACGTCGTCGAAGTCGATCTGCTCGAGCTCCTTGAGGCGCTGGAGACGCTTGTAGACGGTGGAGAAGTTGGTCAGCATGCCGCCGAGCCAGCGCTGGTTGACGTAGGGCATGCCCACGCGCGTCGCCTGCTCGGCGATCGCTTCCTGCGCCTGCTTCTTGGTGCCGACGAACATGACGGAGCCGCCGTGGGCGACCGTCTCCTTGACGAACTCGTAGGCGCGGTCGATGTACGACAGCGACTGGAGCAGGTCGATGATGTAGATGCCGTTGCGCTCCGTGAAGATGAATCGCTTCATCTTCGGGTTCCAACGACGGGTCTGGTGACCGAAGTGGACGCCGCTTTCCAGCAGCTCCCGCATCGTGACGACGGCCATGGCCGTACTCCTAGAGGCTCTCGGTTGTCGCACCCGCCGGACGGCGGATGCGCCTGACGCCCCGACGCGCTGTGCCACGGAGGACCGAGTAGCGCGGCCGGCGGCTCGAAGAGGCCGCTGGCGGGGCGTGCGAAGTCGACCCGGTGACCCGGATCGCCACATGAAGTGTACGGGACCCGCGCACCCCCGAGTGACGGCGATATCCACAACCGGGGCGCTGTCCACAGATCCGGGGTGTGATCGGCGGGGGTGGGGTGGTGGGGGCGAGCCTGTACGCATGCGCACCGCTCTCCTCCTGACCCTGACCCTGCTCACCCCCTCCCCGCTCACGCCCTCGGCCGCCCCCACCCCTGCCACCCCTCCCGCCGTCTGGCCCGTGACCCCGGCCTCGGTCGTACGGGCATGGGATCCGCCCGCCTCCCCGTACGGCCCCGGCCACCGGGGGATCGACCTGGCCGCGCCCCCGGGCACCCCGGTACGGGCCGCGGCGGCGGGGCGGGTGCTGTACGCGGGGCAGGTGGCGGGGCGCGGCGTCCTGTCGATCACGCTCACGAGCCCGCCCACGAAGCCGGGCGCCCCACCCCTCCGCATCACCTACGAACCGGTGGACGCCCTGGTCACCCGAGGCACGGAGGTCGAGGCGGGCGAGCTGGTGGCGAGGCGCTCACTGTCCGCGTCCCACTGCGCGACGGAGTGCCTGCACTGGGGCCTACGCAGCGGCGACACGTACCTGAACCCGGTGTCCCTACTCTCCCACTCCGAACTGACCCGCCCCCCACCCCGCCTACTCCCCACGCTCAGCGTCCCCCTCCCCAAGCAATGACAGCCTCACCAATCGTCCTCAATCGCCGGACGGGCTGGGGGGCCGGTGGGCCGCGCGGGTCACCGCTTTGTCCTCAATCGCCGGACGGGCTTGATGGTGCCCGCTGCGGGCGGGTTTCGATCCGCGGGCCGGTTGCCGGGGGTCGGGCAGGGGTCGTGTCCTGCACTGCATGTTTTACGTCGCGCGCAACCCCTCTCAAGCCCGTCCGGCGATTGAGGACATCCTTGACCCGCACGGGCAACGGACCGGAGCCAAAATCAGCCCGTCCGGCGATTGAGGACATCGGTGAGCCGCGCACGCGCACCGGGCCGACGCACAACCAAGCCCGTCCGGCGATTGAGGACGCGTGGGGCTGGGCCGACTACGGGTGGACGCCTCGTAGGACCATGGCCACCGTCGTTTCCGCGACCTCCGTCGGGGTTTCGGCGGCGCCCAGCTCGATACGACGGACCGCCGCGTCCACCATCCCCTGCACCAGCATCGCCGCCAACCGCGGCCTCTCGTGTCCCAGGTCCGCGAGCGCTTCGACGATCATCGCGATCAACCCCCCGTGCGCCGCCCGGATCTGTTCCCGCGCGCCCGCGTCCAGTTCGCTCGCCGAGATCGCGACCACCGCGCGGTGGTGGCGGTCGCCGACC includes these proteins:
- the rpsB gene encoding 30S ribosomal protein S2 encodes the protein MAVVTMRELLESGVHFGHQTRRWNPKMKRFIFTERNGIYIIDLLQSLSYIDRAYEFVKETVAHGGSVMFVGTKKQAQEAIAEQATRVGMPYVNQRWLGGMLTNFSTVYKRLQRLKELEQIDFDDVAASGLTKKELLVLSREKAKLEKTLGGIREMQKVPSAVWIVDTKKEHIAVGEARKLHIPVVAILDTNCDPDEVDYKIPGNDDAIRSVTLLTRVIADAVAEGLIARSGVATGDSKPGEKAVGEPLAEWERDLLEGEKKDDAEKPADDAAVAAEADVQTSAETEKVADAEQVDEAAAPAETEAAAPAADNEQA
- a CDS encoding M23 family metallopeptidase, translating into MRTALLLTLTLLTPSPLTPSAAPTPATPPAVWPVTPASVVRAWDPPASPYGPGHRGIDLAAPPGTPVRAAAAGRVLYAGQVAGRGVLSITLTSPPTKPGAPPLRITYEPVDALVTRGTEVEAGELVARRSLSASHCATECLHWGLRSGDTYLNPVSLLSHSELTRPPPRLLPTLSVPLPKQ